A DNA window from Elephas maximus indicus isolate mEleMax1 chromosome 17, mEleMax1 primary haplotype, whole genome shotgun sequence contains the following coding sequences:
- the APOA5 gene encoding apolipoprotein A-V — translation MANRAAVLLWALVLLSVSSAAQTQKGFWDYFRQSSGNKGRVEQIQQQKLEREPTRLKDSLEQDLNNMGKFLEKLGPLNGQGRDPPQLPQDPVGMRQQLQEELEEVRARLAPYMAEVHERVGWNLEGLRQQLKPYTVQLMEQVALRARELQEQLRVVGEDTKAQLLGGVDEARRMLQELQSRVAHHTGRVKALFHPYAERLVTGIGHHVQQLHRSVAPHAPASPARLSRCVQVLSHKLTLKAKTLHSRIQQNLDKLRDELSAFASAGADGAEEGAGPDPQVLSEEVRQRLQAFRQDTFLQIAAFTRAIDRETEEVQQQLAPPPPGHSAFAPELLQADPGKALSKLQARLDGLWEDINHSLHDQGHGRLGES, via the exons ATGGCGAACAGggctgcagttctgctctgggctCTTGTCCTCCTCTCAG TGTCTTCAGCCGCCCAGACGCAGAAAGGCTTCTGGGACTACTTCAGGCAGAGCAGCGGGAACAAAGGCAGGGTAGAGCAGATCCAGCAGCAGAAGCTGGAGCGGGAACCCAC GCGCCTGAAAGACAGCCTTGAACAAGACCTCAACAATATGGGCAAGTTTCTGGAAAAGCTGGGCCCTCTGAATGGGCAGGGGCGGGACCCTCCTCAGCTCCCACAGGATCCAGTGGGCATGCGACAGCAACTGCAGGAGGAGCTGGAGGAGGTGAGGGCACGTCTGGCCCCCTACATGGCCGAGGTGCATGAGCGCGTGGGCTGGAATCTGGAGGGGCTGCGGCAGCAGCTGAAGCCTTACACGGTGCAGCTGATGGAGCAGGTGGCGCTCCGCGCCCGGGAGCTGCAGGAGCAGTTGCGCGTGGTCGGGGAGGACACCAAGGCCCAGCTGCTTGGGGGCGTGGATGAGGCTCGCAGAATGCTGCAGGAACTGCAGAGCCGCGTGGCACACCACACCGGCCGTGTTAAGGCGCTCTTCCACCCGTACGCCGAGCGCCTGGTGACGGGCATCGGGCACCACGTGCAGCAGCTGCACCGCAGCGTGGCGCCCCACGCCCCCGCCAGCCCCGCGCGCCTCAGCCGCTGCGTGCAGGTGCTCTCGCACAAGCTCACGCTCAAGGCCAAGACGCTGCACTCGCGCATCCAACAAAACCTGGACAAGCTGCGCGATGAGCTCAGTGCCTTTGCCAGCGCCGGCGCGGATGGAGCCGAGGAGGGGGCCGGCCCCGATCCCCAGGTGCTCTCTGAGGAGGTACGTCAGCGGCTCCAGGCTTTCCGCCAGGACACCTTCCTGCAGATCGCCGCCTTCACCCGCGCCATCGACCGGGAGACAGAGGAGGTCCAGCAGCAGCTGGCGCCGCCCCCGCCTGGCCACAGTGCCTTTGCTCCTGAATTACTCCAAGCGGACCCCGGCAAGGCCCTGAGCAAGCTTCAGGCCCGTCTCGACGGCCTGTGGGAAGACAtcaaccacagcctccacgaCCAGGGCCATGGCCGTCTGGGGGAGTCCTGA